The following proteins are encoded in a genomic region of Sulfurimonas sp. HSL3-7:
- a CDS encoding DUF3373 family protein codes for MRLLLLFFPLILIADAADERIKSLEDRILHLEGQHNTTASNIDDMQSVVDSVERKSFTDVIDFTPEVRLRFDKMHYKVGEFEPVPTPSSDGSIDRNRDDFDKDFGIASSVRFRLNMRAKLLEDISFHGRLVFQHSTQSDQRLCILSNDIKTSGSISGIDFDRAYFDYRFSHHSDYPFIFSFGVLPTSGGTPMQYAEVRARQSVFPALVFDMDSYGVILTSELTHLFGGKSFLRAIAAQAYTLDPNIYPYQCNRETIDNADIYGLYFDTRLTPYTLFSAGVNILHALKAHPYLGPDVTADNADNLGTMVTFGLGVDAEKIADSGMTLFVHTAMSHPRANGNVDDYGPGSSVNFSNSDYATGEMLSTDGYSVYTGILYDLGHTWILGGEYNYGSKYWFAATQGAEDMYNKLATRGHVGEGYLIWKFDRYMFTKVGYMYTKEAYTGSGWHFGTPIEKNGLQQVGYLQLNASF; via the coding sequence ATGCGTTTATTATTACTTTTTTTTCCACTTATACTTATCGCTGATGCAGCTGATGAACGTATTAAAAGTTTAGAAGACCGAATATTGCACTTGGAAGGTCAACATAACACGACTGCTTCCAATATAGATGATATGCAATCTGTCGTAGATAGTGTTGAGAGAAAATCTTTTACTGACGTTATTGACTTTACGCCAGAAGTAAGACTGCGTTTTGACAAGATGCACTATAAAGTCGGAGAATTTGAACCTGTTCCAACTCCGAGTTCAGATGGTTCTATCGACCGTAATCGGGATGATTTTGACAAAGACTTTGGGATTGCTTCTTCGGTCCGCTTCCGACTGAACATGCGGGCAAAACTCCTTGAAGATATTTCTTTTCACGGTCGTCTGGTATTTCAGCATTCGACGCAATCCGACCAGCGCCTTTGTATACTTTCAAATGATATCAAAACTTCCGGTTCGATCAGCGGTATCGATTTTGACAGGGCCTATTTTGATTACCGTTTTTCTCACCATTCCGACTACCCATTTATTTTCAGTTTTGGCGTACTGCCCACTTCCGGAGGTACACCGATGCAATATGCAGAAGTCCGTGCCCGTCAATCAGTCTTTCCTGCACTTGTCTTTGATATGGACAGCTACGGCGTAATTCTGACGTCAGAATTGACTCATCTTTTCGGCGGTAAAAGTTTTTTGCGTGCGATCGCAGCGCAGGCTTATACATTAGACCCGAATATATATCCCTATCAGTGTAACCGAGAGACGATAGACAATGCCGATATCTATGGACTCTACTTTGATACCCGTTTGACCCCATATACACTTTTCAGTGCGGGGGTCAATATTCTGCATGCTCTTAAAGCCCATCCCTATTTAGGGCCTGATGTGACAGCGGATAATGCAGATAATCTTGGAACTATGGTTACATTTGGTCTGGGAGTAGATGCGGAAAAGATAGCCGACAGCGGTATGACACTTTTTGTTCATACGGCAATGTCTCATCCTCGTGCTAACGGAAACGTAGACGATTATGGACCAGGGAGCAGTGTCAACTTTAGTAATTCGGATTATGCGACAGGTGAGATGCTCTCGACTGACGGGTATTCCGTTTATACGGGGATACTGTATGACCTTGGCCACACATGGATATTGGGAGGCGAATACAATTACGGAAGCAAATATTGGTTTGCTGCGACACAGGGAGCGGAAGATATGTATAATAAACTCGCGACTCGCGGTCATGTCGGCGAAGGATACCTGATTTGGAAGTTTGACCGCTATATGTTCACCAAGGTCGGCTATATGTACACTAAAGAGGCCTATACCGGTTCGGGATGGCATTTTGGTACGCCGATTGAAAAAAACGGTCTTCAACAGGTAGGATATTTGCAATTGAATGCGAGTTTTTAG
- a CDS encoding bifunctional diguanylate cyclase/phosphodiesterase, translating into MSLRVRSYILIVFSIFLFIIPLYVGNSAISNAKTIIQNIQDELLNLVELTYAVKHNVQEHRTLILEKMIRKEEIDLSEEGFALEDNIKLLDLMVERTDNTELKGHLARLHKRIIAFKLVEESMVGAWKNGEKIDFTDALAGYDSVTEKVTSDVTELQDLSGIFLSQAISQIQERSDKAKKLVIYSIFGGIILLLFAFYSMHRLNEKYKTQTERALEAEAEQRKLQKRLENYSHDLECDVAKKTEELEYRYYHHPLTQLPNRNRLIEDIRNMGSVNIALFNLDKFQEFNDYFGEELGNIAIKEMAGFLKESTPDSCGLYHVNGDEFALLSNKVRVKEEFAESIRELQQRLNSKQFVYGEDVYFLTASVGVASSSFNQLACADIALKEAKKHHTGLSVYTSTMEMEKVYESNLRCSKKLVHAINSGNVVPYYQPIVSLKESAAPARYEGLARMIEEDGTVTPPFQFLDIAKRLRLYPEITRAMFYKVLETIQNEMIAVSINLSVDDINNSVIVEMITNALDSFEYNHFITFEILETEAMDNYADVQLFIDSVRSFGAKVAIDDFGSGYSNFSHILNIEVDYIKIDSSLISNIDTDKNSKIMVETIVKLAQKLGIETVAEFVSSEAIYNTVKDLGVDWAQGYWLGKPVPFKEIKKSLS; encoded by the coding sequence ATGAGTCTGAGAGTTCGCAGTTATATACTGATTGTCTTTTCCATCTTCCTTTTTATTATACCTCTTTATGTAGGTAACAGCGCCATTTCAAATGCTAAAACCATTATACAGAATATTCAAGACGAACTCTTGAATCTGGTGGAATTGACCTACGCGGTCAAGCACAATGTACAAGAGCACCGAACCCTAATCTTGGAAAAAATGATCAGAAAAGAGGAGATCGATCTTAGTGAAGAAGGCTTTGCGCTTGAAGATAACATCAAGTTGCTTGATCTTATGGTAGAAAGAACGGATAATACTGAACTAAAAGGCCATCTTGCGCGACTTCATAAACGCATTATTGCATTCAAGTTGGTCGAAGAATCAATGGTTGGCGCGTGGAAAAACGGTGAAAAGATCGATTTTACAGATGCTTTGGCAGGCTACGACAGTGTCACTGAAAAAGTGACAAGCGATGTCACTGAACTTCAGGATCTCAGCGGTATCTTTTTAAGTCAGGCGATATCACAGATACAAGAGCGCAGCGACAAGGCTAAAAAGCTTGTGATCTACTCTATTTTTGGAGGGATCATTCTACTGCTTTTTGCCTTTTACTCTATGCATCGGTTAAATGAAAAATACAAGACGCAGACCGAACGGGCATTGGAGGCAGAAGCGGAGCAACGAAAACTGCAAAAACGTCTGGAAAACTATTCCCATGATCTCGAATGTGATGTGGCGAAAAAAACAGAAGAGTTGGAGTACCGTTATTATCATCACCCTTTGACACAGCTACCGAATCGCAATCGTTTGATCGAGGATATTAGAAATATGGGGAGTGTCAATATTGCACTTTTCAATCTTGACAAGTTTCAGGAATTCAATGACTACTTCGGCGAAGAACTCGGTAATATAGCCATTAAAGAGATGGCCGGATTTTTAAAAGAGAGTACACCCGATTCTTGCGGTCTTTATCATGTAAACGGCGATGAGTTTGCACTTCTGAGCAATAAGGTCCGAGTAAAAGAGGAGTTCGCTGAGAGTATAAGAGAACTGCAGCAGCGTCTTAACTCAAAACAGTTTGTCTATGGCGAAGATGTCTATTTCCTAACGGCCAGTGTGGGTGTCGCTTCGAGCAGCTTCAATCAGCTGGCCTGCGCAGATATCGCTTTGAAAGAGGCAAAAAAACATCATACCGGGCTCTCTGTCTATACATCGACGATGGAGATGGAGAAGGTATATGAATCGAATCTTCGCTGCTCCAAAAAACTGGTGCATGCCATTAACAGCGGTAATGTCGTACCTTACTATCAACCTATCGTCTCACTTAAAGAGAGTGCTGCGCCTGCTCGTTACGAAGGTCTTGCCCGTATGATAGAAGAAGATGGCACGGTGACACCTCCGTTCCAGTTTCTTGACATTGCCAAGCGTCTGCGCCTCTACCCTGAAATCACACGTGCAATGTTTTATAAAGTATTGGAGACGATACAGAATGAAATGATAGCTGTTTCGATCAATCTATCGGTCGATGATATTAATAACAGCGTAATCGTAGAAATGATCACTAATGCACTTGACTCTTTTGAGTATAACCATTTTATAACGTTTGAGATCTTGGAAACAGAGGCAATGGATAATTATGCCGATGTGCAGCTTTTTATAGACTCAGTGCGTTCTTTCGGGGCGAAAGTGGCCATCGACGATTTTGGTTCGGGCTATTCCAATTTTTCCCATATTTTAAATATAGAGGTGGACTATATTAAGATCGACTCCTCACTGATCTCAAACATAGATACAGACAAGAACTCAAAAATAATGGTGGAGACCATTGTCAAACTTGCGCAGAAGCTTGGGATTGAAACCGTTGCCGAATTTGTCAGTTCGGAAGCGATATATAATACCGTTAAAGACCTTGGCGTGGATTGGGCACAGGGGTATTGGCTGGGTAAACCGGTACCATTCAAAGAGATCAAAAAGAGCCTTTCATGA
- the ung gene encoding uracil-DNA glycosylase → MMQGEQTSWREKLAGEFEKTYYKELILFLRQEDEIATVYPPKEDRFNAYNMTPYENVKVVILGQDPYHGADQAHGLSFSVKRTHILPPSLKNIYKELVDDIGCSMPKEGDLTFWAEQGVFLLNTVLSVRASEAGSHQQKGWERFTDATIKLLNDEKEHLVFILWGKPAQRKEKLIDADKHLILKAPHPSPLSVYRGFFGSKPFSKTNAYLRANGIGPIDWCLDS, encoded by the coding sequence ATGATGCAGGGAGAGCAGACAAGCTGGCGGGAAAAGCTAGCCGGTGAGTTTGAAAAAACGTACTATAAAGAGCTGATACTTTTTTTGCGCCAAGAGGATGAGATAGCGACGGTATACCCTCCGAAAGAAGACCGTTTTAACGCCTACAATATGACACCCTATGAAAATGTGAAGGTGGTCATTTTGGGTCAGGACCCTTATCACGGCGCCGACCAGGCGCATGGCCTCTCTTTTTCGGTCAAGCGCACGCATATATTGCCGCCTTCGCTTAAGAATATTTATAAGGAACTGGTCGATGATATCGGCTGTTCTATGCCCAAAGAGGGGGATTTGACTTTCTGGGCCGAACAAGGGGTTTTTTTGCTCAACACGGTACTCAGTGTGCGTGCATCGGAAGCGGGCTCGCATCAGCAAAAAGGATGGGAGAGGTTTACCGATGCAACGATAAAGTTGTTGAACGACGAGAAGGAGCATCTGGTCTTTATATTATGGGGCAAGCCGGCACAACGTAAGGAGAAGCTGATCGACGCGGATAAGCATCTGATCTTAAAAGCGCCACACCCTTCACCGTTATCAGTCTATAGAGGTTTTTTCGGCTCAAAACCTTTTTCTAAGACCAATGCCTATCTTCGTGCGAATGGAATAGGACCGATAGACTGGTGCCTGGATTCATAA
- a CDS encoding endonuclease/exonuclease/phosphatase family protein, producing the protein MKRALLLALFLATLLTGAEVKIATYNVENLFDLTYSGHEYEEYIPNSSWQWNSDTYRKKLKNIARVIADIKPDIIALQEIESLQALKDLKAQIQREGHYFPYYAIATAKETTVKVALLSKHPLQTQELRVTASYQYRNIIEAKVQLGSEKLYIFVNHWKSKSGPESMRITSAKALKQRLNTLGDVNYVLLGDFNSDYIENVTFSKKRKLNNTDGITGINHILKTTAHNEAVTYDDLKGCTNCAFNLWYELPKKQRWSHKYRGRGEGLDSIIIAPKLADGKGLEYVRGSFQKFDAPYLFKKDAINRWERSRKYPKHHTGRGYSDHLPIYAEFSY; encoded by the coding sequence ATGAAAAGGGCCCTGCTCCTTGCACTCTTTTTGGCAACACTACTCACAGGAGCAGAAGTGAAAATAGCGACCTATAATGTCGAAAACCTCTTTGACCTCACCTACAGCGGGCACGAATATGAGGAGTACATCCCCAACAGTTCCTGGCAGTGGAACAGCGACACCTACCGCAAAAAACTCAAAAATATCGCCCGGGTCATTGCTGATATAAAGCCCGATATCATTGCGCTTCAGGAGATTGAGTCCCTGCAGGCGCTCAAAGATCTGAAAGCGCAGATCCAAAGAGAGGGACACTATTTTCCTTACTATGCCATCGCCACCGCAAAAGAGACCACCGTTAAAGTAGCACTGCTTTCAAAGCACCCTCTCCAGACACAGGAGCTACGTGTCACCGCCTCTTACCAGTACCGCAACATCATCGAAGCCAAAGTACAGCTCGGCAGTGAAAAGCTCTATATCTTTGTCAACCACTGGAAGTCCAAGTCAGGTCCGGAGAGCATGCGCATCACGTCTGCAAAAGCGCTGAAACAACGGCTTAACACCCTTGGTGATGTTAACTACGTCCTTTTAGGTGACTTCAATTCGGACTACATAGAAAACGTAACATTTAGCAAAAAACGAAAACTCAATAACACAGACGGCATCACCGGTATCAACCATATCCTGAAAACGACAGCGCATAATGAAGCGGTTACCTATGATGATCTAAAGGGATGTACGAATTGCGCCTTCAACCTCTGGTATGAACTCCCGAAAAAACAGCGCTGGAGCCACAAATACCGCGGTCGGGGCGAAGGGCTTGACAGCATCATCATCGCACCAAAACTTGCGGATGGTAAAGGGCTAGAGTATGTCAGAGGAAGCTTTCAAAAATTTGATGCCCCTTATCTCTTTAAGAAAGACGCCATCAATCGATGGGAACGCAGCCGAAAATACCCTAAGCACCACACCGGGAGAGGCTACTCCGACCATTTGCCTATATACGCTGAATTCAGCTATTAA
- a CDS encoding M3 family metallopeptidase, with protein MSKSPFIPFETNLDSFISELSERLDTNRKTLIQLLDIKEKTYQNFVKPFEMMDERLDHFFTPLSHLNAVNNSETTQKVYADALPLLTEYSTEIGQNLAIYEAFKIIKEREYPALNKEQRRVIDLNIQGFELSGAHLDHGPKERLKAINLRKSELTNDFSQNLLDATNAYELLIPDEKDVEGLPQSDIEAAKVEKEGKTFYRFTLQMPSYIAYMTYGPNREYREELYRAYTTRAPQNSAIIDELLALKMERAQLLGFKSFAEYSLATKMAPTTQSVIDFLEELAANAHQQGQEELKVLRGMSEEPLESFDTAYYSEILKKEQYDIDAETYRPYFEQNSVVEGMFVFLHRLFGVSFRETDVKLWDDKAGAYDLYVDETLRARLYLDLEARESKRGGAWMHNWQSHCKDENNHEQLASAFVVCNFPPSSAENPSLLRHDDVVTLFHEMGHALHHLLSTVDENGVSGVNGVEWDAVEFPSQFLENFAYEPEVLKLFAKHYESGEILSDVMIEKLVRAKNFQSAMGMLRQLEFSLFDFKLHLSLYQKEEVQQLLNRVREKTALITPPSYNKFQNGFSHIFAGGYAAGYYSYKWAEVLSADAFFAIVDQGIFDTKLGRDYLNIILAKGGSQSMQELFLELLGREPETQSLLRLNGIK; from the coding sequence ATGAGCAAATCACCTTTTATCCCTTTTGAAACCAATCTTGACAGCTTTATCAGCGAACTGAGCGAACGGCTTGACACCAACCGTAAAACACTTATCCAGCTTCTCGACATCAAGGAAAAAACCTACCAGAACTTCGTCAAACCCTTTGAGATGATGGACGAAAGGCTCGATCACTTCTTCACCCCCCTCTCCCATCTCAATGCCGTCAACAACTCCGAGACGACACAGAAGGTCTATGCCGACGCCCTGCCGCTTCTGACTGAATATTCGACGGAGATCGGACAGAACCTTGCCATCTATGAGGCTTTTAAAATCATCAAGGAACGCGAGTACCCTGCTCTAAACAAAGAACAGCGCCGGGTCATCGACCTGAACATCCAGGGATTTGAGCTCTCCGGTGCCCACCTTGACCACGGCCCGAAAGAGCGTCTGAAAGCGATCAACCTTCGCAAAAGCGAACTGACGAACGATTTTTCCCAAAACCTGCTTGATGCGACCAATGCCTATGAACTTCTTATCCCTGACGAAAAAGATGTCGAAGGTCTGCCGCAAAGCGATATCGAGGCCGCCAAAGTCGAAAAGGAAGGTAAGACGTTCTACCGTTTTACTCTGCAGATGCCGTCGTACATCGCCTATATGACCTATGGCCCCAACAGAGAGTACCGTGAAGAGCTCTACCGGGCCTATACCACTAGAGCCCCGCAGAACAGTGCCATTATCGATGAGCTGCTTGCGCTGAAGATGGAGAGGGCACAGCTGCTGGGCTTTAAAAGTTTCGCCGAGTACTCTCTCGCAACGAAGATGGCACCGACGACACAGAGTGTCATAGACTTTTTGGAAGAGCTTGCGGCCAATGCCCACCAACAGGGGCAGGAAGAGCTAAAAGTACTCAGAGGGATGAGCGAAGAGCCGCTGGAGAGTTTCGACACCGCCTACTACAGTGAGATCCTCAAAAAAGAGCAGTACGATATCGATGCGGAGACCTATCGTCCCTATTTTGAACAGAACTCCGTCGTAGAAGGGATGTTCGTCTTTCTGCACCGCCTCTTCGGTGTCAGCTTCAGGGAGACGGATGTGAAGCTGTGGGATGACAAAGCGGGCGCCTATGATCTCTATGTCGATGAGACGCTTCGCGCCCGCCTCTACCTCGACCTTGAAGCCAGAGAGAGCAAACGCGGCGGCGCATGGATGCACAACTGGCAGAGCCACTGCAAAGACGAGAACAACCATGAGCAGCTCGCCTCGGCTTTTGTCGTCTGCAACTTCCCGCCGTCCAGTGCCGAGAACCCTTCTCTCCTGCGCCACGATGACGTCGTCACCCTCTTTCATGAGATGGGTCACGCGCTCCATCACCTGCTATCAACGGTAGATGAAAACGGGGTGAGCGGGGTCAACGGCGTCGAGTGGGACGCGGTGGAGTTTCCGTCACAATTTCTGGAGAACTTCGCCTACGAGCCTGAAGTCCTCAAACTCTTTGCAAAACATTATGAAAGCGGTGAGATCCTAAGCGATGTGATGATAGAGAAACTCGTGCGGGCCAAGAACTTCCAGTCTGCGATGGGGATGCTCCGCCAGCTCGAGTTCTCTCTGTTTGATTTCAAACTGCACCTCAGCCTTTATCAGAAAGAGGAGGTACAGCAGCTGCTGAACCGTGTTCGCGAGAAAACAGCACTGATCACGCCGCCGAGCTACAACAAGTTCCAAAACGGGTTTTCGCATATCTTTGCCGGCGGCTATGCGGCGGGGTACTACTCCTACAAATGGGCAGAGGTCCTGAGTGCCGACGCCTTTTTCGCTATTGTCGATCAGGGTATTTTCGATACGAAACTGGGCAGGGACTATCTCAACATCATCCTGGCAAAAGGCGGATCACAGAGCATGCAGGAGCTCTTTCTTGAACTGCTCGGACGGGAACCTGAAACACAGAGCCTGCTGCGTCTTAACGGCATCAAATGA
- a CDS encoding YceI family protein, whose amino-acid sequence MNRLFMILLATAGILQAECRLEMTTPVKVEWTAYKTPKKIGVDGGFLATVYHGNKEAEDLKRLLTKSRVQLEVNNVDTNDPFRDAKLVQFFFNMMQGAVIDAEIISVEGDEASGRLVVNIGMNNRAIDIPLRYTVKDGKFRAKGVLDLFDFNAQEPLKMLTLNCYAPHEGKTWKDVAVGFSFDLAKHCD is encoded by the coding sequence ATGAATAGACTGTTTATGATACTATTGGCAACGGCGGGGATTCTGCAGGCGGAGTGCCGACTTGAGATGACCACACCGGTCAAGGTTGAGTGGACAGCCTATAAAACGCCTAAAAAAATAGGTGTCGACGGCGGCTTTCTGGCAACGGTATATCATGGCAACAAAGAGGCGGAAGATCTAAAACGTCTACTGACTAAAAGCCGTGTTCAGCTAGAGGTCAACAATGTCGACACCAACGATCCTTTCAGAGATGCGAAGTTGGTTCAGTTCTTTTTTAATATGATGCAGGGTGCCGTGATCGATGCCGAAATAATATCGGTAGAGGGCGATGAGGCGTCAGGCCGTTTAGTGGTGAATATTGGGATGAACAACAGAGCCATCGATATCCCTTTGCGCTATACCGTCAAAGACGGGAAATTCCGTGCCAAGGGTGTCCTTGACCTTTTCGACTTTAATGCGCAAGAACCACTGAAGATGTTGACCTTAAACTGTTATGCACCCCACGAAGGGAAGACGTGGAAAGATGTCGCAGTCGGTTTCTCTTTTGATCTTGCAAAGCACTGTGATTAG
- a CDS encoding trypsin-like peptidase domain-containing protein → MNTQTILQTYINNIIQVNTPYSSGSGFVVDGVIVTNAHVVSGLKEVVISAKTLKRQKAAVIYDDQVLDLAFIALPPLNIENPLHLSSKEVRDGDLVVAVGHPYGLNYSATEGIVSKADRLEGELEYLQIDAAINPGNSGGPLLNKKGEVVGVNTFILLNAQNLGFALPYYYVREALDAFKALNKTNIIRCFSCKNLIEEETIENDCCPRCGVKLNVAKERRLGYRPSGTVALIEKILSALHIDVTLARESQRSWKFTQGSAHINVNYFESGVIVADALLCNMPKENIEEMYDYLLEKNDSFNYLQFAINENSIILSYLIIDSSLTFEEGKRGLERLKLAANRYDDILINQFGATRPKREDEF, encoded by the coding sequence ATGAACACACAGACGATACTGCAGACCTACATCAACAACATCATCCAGGTCAACACCCCCTACAGCAGCGGGAGCGGTTTTGTGGTCGACGGTGTCATCGTCACCAACGCCCATGTCGTCAGCGGCCTGAAAGAGGTCGTCATCTCGGCCAAAACGCTCAAACGCCAAAAAGCAGCCGTGATCTACGACGATCAGGTTCTGGATCTCGCCTTCATCGCATTGCCGCCACTAAATATTGAAAACCCCCTTCATCTAAGTTCAAAAGAGGTCCGCGACGGTGATCTTGTTGTTGCCGTCGGTCACCCGTACGGCCTCAACTACTCGGCAACAGAAGGGATCGTCTCCAAAGCAGACCGGCTGGAAGGCGAACTTGAATACCTGCAGATCGATGCCGCCATCAATCCCGGCAACAGCGGGGGACCGCTGCTGAATAAAAAGGGCGAGGTGGTCGGAGTAAACACCTTTATCCTGCTCAATGCACAGAACCTCGGGTTTGCCCTTCCCTACTATTATGTCCGTGAAGCACTCGATGCCTTCAAGGCCTTGAACAAGACAAATATCATCCGCTGTTTTTCGTGTAAAAACCTCATCGAAGAAGAGACAATAGAAAATGACTGCTGCCCCCGCTGCGGGGTCAAGTTGAATGTCGCGAAAGAACGGCGTCTGGGGTATCGGCCTTCAGGGACCGTTGCCCTGATCGAAAAGATTCTCTCCGCACTTCACATCGACGTGACCCTGGCACGCGAAAGCCAGCGCAGCTGGAAATTCACGCAGGGCAGTGCCCACATCAATGTCAACTACTTTGAAAGCGGCGTCATCGTCGCCGACGCCCTTCTCTGCAATATGCCGAAAGAGAATATCGAAGAGATGTATGACTATCTCCTCGAAAAAAATGACAGCTTCAACTACCTGCAGTTTGCGATCAACGAGAACAGTATCATCCTCTCCTACCTCATCATCGACTCTTCACTCACTTTCGAAGAGGGAAAAAGGGGGCTCGAACGCCTCAAACTGGCCGCCAACCGGTACGACGACATCCTGATCAATCAGTTCGGAGCGACCCGGCCGAAACGCGAAGACGAATTTTAG
- a CDS encoding DUF4136 domain-containing protein has translation MRIYLLALFLILVSGCSSLKVQTDYDPDTDIRAPKNFAVVHKTFEGEDTLTSDRIIAALKSELTRKGYVESPQEEADFYLLFHTGVTSKTRIDTDYQYVNMYPYTYGYGYHTIAVPQTRTYSYEEAKLIVDAVVPKKNKIIWRGTAVDYLKEMKTPQKKTAYINKVVKELLKSFPK, from the coding sequence ATGCGTATTTATCTGCTAGCTCTTTTTCTGATCTTAGTCAGCGGATGTTCGTCGCTGAAGGTCCAAACCGATTATGACCCCGACACCGATATACGTGCACCCAAAAATTTTGCTGTTGTCCACAAAACATTTGAAGGTGAAGACACCCTGACCTCCGACCGCATCATTGCCGCCCTCAAAAGTGAACTGACGCGAAAGGGTTATGTCGAATCGCCGCAGGAAGAGGCCGACTTCTATCTGCTTTTTCATACCGGGGTCACCTCAAAGACCCGTATCGACACCGACTACCAATATGTCAATATGTACCCCTACACCTACGGTTACGGCTACCATACCATCGCTGTGCCGCAGACGCGGACCTACAGCTATGAAGAAGCCAAACTGATCGTCGACGCAGTCGTTCCCAAAAAGAACAAGATCATCTGGCGCGGGACCGCGGTGGATTATCTCAAAGAGATGAAAACACCGCAGAAGAAAACGGCCTACATCAACAAGGTCGTCAAAGAGCTGCTCAAAAGCTTTCCCAAATAA
- a CDS encoding DUF2238 domain-containing protein, whose protein sequence is MFKKSLIVIFVALWIVLAINPVDVGIWALENILVVTVFPVVLWLDKRYRFNNLTYLSLTAFVILHLFGAHMTYNNMTYFIWYSDWFGWERNYYDQFIHFLFGLMVFVPFFEVFYHQGISRRLSYLIAFLFITSIGAGYEILEWLSMELFCPKPQEICLEQLTQGDIWDAQKDMLFAVIGSVLALILHSLWGKKTPIR, encoded by the coding sequence ATGTTCAAAAAAAGCTTGATCGTCATCTTTGTTGCATTGTGGATCGTACTTGCGATCAACCCGGTCGATGTCGGCATCTGGGCACTCGAAAACATTCTGGTCGTCACGGTGTTTCCCGTCGTGCTCTGGCTCGACAAACGTTACCGCTTTAACAACCTCACCTACCTCAGTCTGACAGCCTTTGTCATCTTGCATCTCTTCGGCGCGCACATGACCTACAACAACATGACCTATTTCATCTGGTATTCGGACTGGTTCGGATGGGAGCGGAACTATTACGACCAGTTCATCCATTTTCTTTTCGGCCTCATGGTCTTCGTGCCGTTTTTTGAGGTCTTTTACCATCAGGGCATCTCCAGGCGGCTCAGCTACCTGATCGCGTTTTTGTTCATCACCAGTATCGGTGCCGGGTATGAGATCCTGGAGTGGCTGAGCATGGAACTGTTCTGCCCGAAACCTCAGGAGATCTGTTTAGAACAACTCACACAGGGCGACATCTGGGATGCGCAAAAAGACATGCTCTTCGCTGTTATCGGTTCGGTTTTGGCACTGATCCTGCATAGCCTTTGGGGCAAAAAAACGCCCATTAGGTAA
- a CDS encoding DUF2628 domain-containing protein, whose product MVSTADTMNDYDDKMVEAFVNKPESTAWYRYAFKQYSVNGIDKMSWVWSWWAFFGGIFYLLYRKAYMAALGLLALSIVSFAIPFGGLIVWILTGGLAPYFVYKTYQSKKAEIETNIADEQKRIQTMRAVGGYNNWAILLAVAFHTLIWIWVFFAFSTMMAMLSQQ is encoded by the coding sequence ATGGTATCGACAGCCGACACAATGAATGATTACGACGACAAAATGGTCGAAGCCTTTGTCAACAAGCCTGAGTCTACCGCCTGGTACAGATATGCTTTTAAACAATACAGCGTCAACGGCATTGACAAGATGTCATGGGTCTGGAGCTGGTGGGCTTTTTTCGGCGGCATCTTCTACCTGCTCTACCGCAAAGCCTACATGGCTGCCCTTGGCCTTTTGGCCCTCTCAATCGTCAGTTTCGCTATTCCTTTCGGCGGGTTGATCGTCTGGATCCTCACCGGAGGACTCGCCCCCTACTTCGTCTATAAGACCTACCAGAGTAAAAAAGCGGAGATCGAAACAAACATCGCAGACGAACAAAAGCGCATCCAGACCATGCGCGCCGTCGGCGGTTACAACAACTGGGCTATTTTGCTGGCCGTCGCGTTTCACACGTTAATTTGGATCTGGGTCTTCTTTGCATTCTCGACTATGATGGCGATGCTGTCGCAGCAATAA
- a CDS encoding STAS/SEC14 domain-containing protein, protein MFTVTRVGANRLEIEMSGKLDAGQMQKALNELVEKSEGIEHGQMLYDIVDYHLPSFDAIILEFSRFPSMIGFITQFDKAAVLTDKLWLKMASEFEGAVIPELEIKAFKRDQKAEAEAWLAS, encoded by the coding sequence ATGTTTACAGTCACGCGCGTCGGTGCGAACCGGTTAGAGATCGAGATGAGCGGGAAACTGGATGCGGGGCAGATGCAAAAGGCGTTGAACGAGCTGGTTGAGAAGTCCGAAGGCATTGAACATGGACAAATGCTCTACGACATTGTGGATTATCACCTCCCCTCTTTTGACGCGATCATCCTCGAATTTTCACGCTTTCCTTCGATGATAGGGTTTATAACGCAATTCGACAAAGCCGCCGTTTTGACCGATAAATTGTGGTTGAAAATGGCCAGTGAGTTTGAGGGAGCTGTCATTCCGGAGCTGGAGATCAAGGCGTTCAAAAGAGATCAAAAAGCCGAAGCCGAAGCCTGGTTGGCAAGCTGA